GAGTCCGGGCCTGGGCGATGGCGTTGTGCTCCGGCGATTCGTTGATGCCCCAGCCGTCGAGGATGATGAGGATGAGCGGTTTTTTCATTCGTGGTGATAGGGAACGTTCTTCAAAATGGTCAGAGCGCGGTACAGCTGCTCCAGAGTCAGGACCCTAGCCAACTGATGGGGCAAAGTCAATTTGGAGAGGCTCCAGCGGACCTCGGCCCGCTTCTTCAATTCCTCGTCGAGGCCGAAGGCGCCGCCGACCAGAAAGGCGATCTCGCTTGGCGAGTGATGGAACCACTGGCCCAGCTCCCAGGACAAGTCGATGCTCGACCACTGCTCGCCGTGCTCGTCGAGGACGACCAGATGGGCGTCCTTCTTGAGGTGCTTCTCGACCCGCTCGGCCTCGCGGCGCAGGACCTTGGGGATCTCGGCCTTGGCGCCGACCTTCTCATCGGGGATCTCGATCACCTCGAAGGGTTGGAAGCGCCGGATCCGGCGCTCGTATTCCTGAGCCAGCTGTTGGAAGGCCTCGCGCTTGATCTTTCCGATGGCGAGGAGCTTGAGCTTCATTTTTTCTTCTTGGGCTTGGCTTTGGTTTTGGGTGTGGGTTTGGCCGGTTTGGCCGGCTTGGCCGGCTTCGGCTTCTTGACTTGGCTCGGCTTCTTCTTGGCCGGACGGGCCCCGTCGACGGTCAAGGCCGGCGCGTGAGACCAGAATTCGTCCAGGCCGTAATAGCGCCGCTGTTCCTCGAGGAAAAGATGGAGAACGACGTCGCCGTAGTCGAGCAGGACCCAATTGCCCGAGTCTTGGCCCTCGTAGCTCAGCGGCAGCCGGCCCAACTCCTTTTTCACCTTCAAATGGACCCGATCGGCGACCGAGCGGACGTGGCGGTCGCTGGTTCCGGTGCCGAGGATGAAATAATCGGTGTAGCTGACCAAGCCCCGGAGATCGAGGAGCTTCAAATCGCGGACCTTGGTGTCGAGGGCTTCGCTGGCTATTTTACGGGCCAGTTCTATCGTTTCCATCTTGGGTCAAATCCCCCCTGTCGTTTAATTTCTTTTTTTGCGGGGGCGTTGAATGCTTCGTTGCTTGGGTCAATTCCCCCCTGCCCCCCTTTTTCAAAGGGGGGTTTAGTTATTAATCGCGTACTTGGCCTTCGCCGCGGACGACGTATTTCTGAGCCGTCAGCTCCTCGAGACCCATCGGGCCGAAGGCGTGAAGCTTGGTCGTCGAAATCCCGATCTCGGCGCCCAGGCCGAGCTGGCCG
The bacterium genome window above contains:
- the rsfS gene encoding ribosome silencing factor; amino-acid sequence: METIELARKIASEALDTKVRDLKLLDLRGLVSYTDYFILGTGTSDRHVRSVADRVHLKVKKELGRLPLSYEGQDSGNWVLLDYGDVVLHLFLEEQRRYYGLDEFWSHAPALTVDGARPAKKKPSQVKKPKPAKPAKPAKPTPKTKAKPKKKK
- the rlmH gene encoding 23S rRNA (pseudouridine(1915)-N(3))-methyltransferase RlmH — encoded protein: MKLKLLAIGKIKREAFQQLAQEYERRIRRFQPFEVIEIPDEKVGAKAEIPKVLRREAERVEKHLKKDAHLVVLDEHGEQWSSIDLSWELGQWFHHSPSEIAFLVGGAFGLDEELKKRAEVRWSLSKLTLPHQLARVLTLEQLYRALTILKNVPYHHE